The Drosophila nasuta strain 15112-1781.00 chromosome 2L, ASM2355853v1, whole genome shotgun sequence genome window below encodes:
- the LOC132796695 gene encoding SERPINE1 mRNA-binding protein 1: protein MDNAGKNRYELLFMDDDVSDPLDNLVAAKKKQQQSSTVAAVAPTAKTAPSVKAPKTSATKKPNQAEKENKPGALNKNDGKKTTIGNNNDKTSNNGKQGGAVAARNAGAGGAAAAKTRETGQGQQQQQRNVNFRQNGGEVTREQRNNRRNVRENGAPSGNSGGSAEGNPRPYRGTGGGFGNGGDRQNRPPRNFEGGNRKREFDRQSGSDKTGVKAIDKRDGAGAHNWGSVKEAIDDVNKNNEGETSATNNAEGKTDESGNEQQNEQQLPAEEETKELTLDEWKAQQQQRIKPKFNIRKAGEGEDTSQWKKMIVLTNNKKKENESEEELEYDPAMYPQRVGRQQRVLDIQFNFNDGRRGGGGGFGGRGRGGPRPGGPRNEGNRGPQNGPQGAAGGAHSNTEGGGNTIGAAQSRPEGGNRPPIERRGLGGGIGGGHAGKRFGNERQQNAAPKVNDERQFPTLA, encoded by the exons ATGGATAACGCCGGGAAAAATCGTTATGAACTTTTGTTCATGGACGACGATGTTAGCGATCCATTAGATAATCTTGTCGCGgccaagaagaagcagcagcagtcatcAACGGTTGCAGCAGTAGCACCGACTGCGAAAACGGCGCCATCTGTTAAGGCACCCAAAACGTCAGCAACCAAGAAGCCAAATCAAGccgaaaaggaaaacaaacCAGGTGCGCTTAATAAGAATGATGGCAAAAAAACTACgattggcaacaacaatgacaaaaccagcaacaacggcaagcAAGGTGGGGCTGTCGCTGCTCGTAACGCTGGCGCTGGTGGCGCTGCTGCGGCCAAAACACGTGAAACTGGTCaagggcagcagcaacaacagcgaaatgTCAATTTTCGTCAGAACGGTGGTGAAGTGACTCGAGAGCAACGCAATAATCGCAGAAACGTGCGTGAAAATGGTGCACCCAGTGGCAACTCTGGCGGCAGTGCTGAAGGCAATCCTCGTCCTTATCGCGGCACCGGAGGCGGCTTTGGTAACGGCGGTGATCGTCAAAATCGCCCCCCTCGCAACTTTGAGGGTGGCAATCGTAAGCGCGAATTTGATCGCCAATCAGGCTCTGACAAAACAg GGGTAAAGGCAATTGATAAACGTGATGGAGCTGGCGCACACAACTGGGGATCAGTAAAGGAAGCCATCGATGAtgttaacaaaaacaatgaagGCGAAACGAGTGCGACAAACAATGCAGAAGGAAAGACCGATGAATCTGGCAATGAACAGCAGAACGAGCAGCAGCTACCAGCTGAAGAGGAAACCAAAGAGCTGACCTTGGATGAATGGAAggctcagcagcaacagcgtaTTAAGCCCAAGTTCAACATACGCAAGGCAGGCGAAG GAGAGGACACCTCGCAATGGAAAAAGATGATTGTGCTCACTAATAACAAAAAGAAGGAGAACGAAAGCGAAGAAGAACTCGAATATGATCCTGCCATGTATCCGCAACGAGTTGGACGACAGCAACGCGTCCttgatattcaatttaatttcaatgacGGACGACGCGGCGGAGGTGGCGGTTTCGGTGGTCGCGGACGTGGTGGCCCACGCCCCGGTGGACCGCGCAATGAGGGCAATCGTGGTCCTCAAAATGGTCCGCAAGGTGCCGCAGGAGGTGCTCATAGCAATACCGAGGGCGGCGGCAACACTATTGGCGCAGCGCAATCCCGTCCAGAGGGTGGCAATCGACCACCAATTGAGCGTCGTGGTCTTGGCGGTGGTATTGGAGGTGGCCATGCTGGCAAACGCTTTGGCAACGAGCGGCAACAGAATGCCGCACCCAAGGTCAACGATGAACGTCAGTTCCCCACCCTGGCCTAA
- the LOC132798483 gene encoding transcription elongation factor S-II, translating to MSVEDEVFRIQKKIGKISTASDGAGQEQALDLLKALQTLNINLEILTKTRIGMTVNELRKSSKDDEVIALAKTLIKNWKRFLASPAPGTPKESSANKDNSSSAPKSSSASKSNLSSGKEKSGSTSNSAKEKREEKKPSSSSAQTSSFPSSGGMTDAVRLKCREMLTNALRIGEVPEGCAEPEEMAAELEDAIYMEFKNTDMKYKNRIRSRVANLKDVKNPGLRGNFMCGAVSAKQLAKMTPEEMASDEMKKLREKFVKEAINDAQLATVQGTKTDLLKCGKCKKRNCTYNQLQTRSADEPMTTFVMCNECGNRWKFC from the exons ATGAGCGTCGAGGATGAAGTGTTCcgaatccaaaaaaaaattggcaaaatatcgaCAGCAAGCGATGGCGCG GGACAAGAACAAGCACTCGATCTATTAAAGGCGCTGCAAACCTTAAATATTAATCTGGAAATATTGACAAAGACACGCATTGGAATGACTGTGAATGAATTGCGCAAAAGCAGCAAGGACGACGAGGTGATTGCACTGGCCAAGACACTCATCAAGAACTGGAAACGGTTCCTCGCAAGTCCGGCGCCAGGCACCCCCAAGGAGAGCTCTGCGAACAAGGATAATTCGAGCAGTGCACCGAAATCATCGAGTGCCTCCAAGTCGAATTTATCGTCAGGCAAGGAGAAATCTGGCAGCACCAGCAACTCTGCGAAGGAAAAACGCGAAGAAAAGAAaccatcgtcatcatcagcgCAAACATCATCATTTCCATCGAGCGGCGGGATGACTGATGCCGTCCGCTTGAAGTGTCGCGAGATGTTAACGAATGCACTAAGGATTGGCGAAGTGCCTGAAGGTTGCGCTGAGCCGGAGGAAATGGCCGCCGAGTTGGAGGACGCCATTTATATGGAGTTCAAAAACACTGATATGAAGTACAAGAACCGCATTCGATCGCGCGTTGCAAATCTGAAAGATGTGAAGAATCCGGGACTTCGTGGCAATTTTATGTGCGGCGCTGTATCGGCAAAACAGTTAGCCAAAATGACACCTGAAGAGATGGCCAGCGATGAAATGAAGAAGCTGCGTGAGAAGTTTGTCAAAGAGGCCATCAACGATGCCCAACTCGCGACTGTCCAAGGCACTAAGACGGATTTGCTGAAGTGTGGCAAGTGCAAAAAGCGCAACTGCACCTATAACCAGCTGCAAACGCGCTCCGCCGATGAACCTATGACCACGTTCGTCATGTGCAACGAGTGCGGCAACCGATGGAAATTTTGCTAA